From the genome of Mycoplasma anserisalpingitidis, one region includes:
- a CDS encoding PTS transporter subunit IIABC, with product MQLTKVLKGKKEKPKKSLDNSGSGKARKILSKVSGAFMLPISVMAIAGLFLGVGSTIGTIGSDANIFALQAIVDLIKQFGDPVFSALPLLFAAAFVISFTDEAGVGVFAAVIGYLVFNAVQSVFIWETNIDQYMVIKGNGSELANKWVSFSPESNLLINGKEILYNSGVLTIDGTTVITNGGLVFDANNNKVTVEGLSILLDGDKITISSSVSNEIILIQKQFVGYKILFEGLGRNPEALANVVGTTIGTKSLQTSAFGGIAVGLLVQYLYNRFYTIQLPSVLSFFGGKRFVSIITIPASALLALLFLFIWPWIGVALNWFGNFLGKVPYGFESFIFGYLERALVPFGLHHAFYAPLWYTNAGGEINGPLQVFVSQEGLVAGESLRELIKVVQNEPNKYVGDSTAALSLVGFKYNTIDYVLNGKAFSIPLYDFISNELGMKIGRFLDGKFSFMIFGLPAAAFAMVMAAPKENRKVTLGTVIPAGVTALVTGVTEPIEFTFLFLAPYLFWGFHAFFCALSFMIANLLGVHVGMAFSGGLLDLLIYGIIPVAKGTHFWWTLVVGLFYVPIYFFGFLFFIKKFNIETPGRGSNTKLFTKADFINKKDAKNIDPVALAVVSAYGGIDNITAFNNCASRLRYDVVDASKVNQEALKAAGAAGVKVEGNNHVQAIFGPKAEQLNALIKSQREKIKDYLEKNNDVQPINVVEEKPATSSETEITEVFAPAIGEIKELSTLNDGVFSEKLSGDGFVVEFNAKENATIFAPFDGEVAMMFGTKHAYVVKSDDNVCALLHIGIDTVKLNGEGFESFVQVGDKVKAGDRLAKVNLNLIRSKNLKSDLVMVILPESSKTNVETKFGLKVSTSNTKVATVK from the coding sequence ATGCAATTAACAAAAGTTTTAAAAGGTAAAAAAGAAAAGCCTAAAAAATCTCTTGACAATAGTGGTAGCGGAAAAGCTAGAAAAATTTTGTCTAAAGTTTCTGGTGCATTTATGCTACCTATTTCAGTTATGGCTATTGCTGGATTGTTTCTTGGTGTTGGTTCAACAATTGGGACAATCGGTTCTGATGCAAATATTTTTGCACTTCAAGCCATTGTTGACCTAATCAAACAATTTGGTGATCCAGTTTTTAGTGCTTTGCCATTATTATTTGCTGCAGCGTTTGTTATCTCCTTTACAGATGAAGCTGGAGTAGGAGTTTTTGCTGCTGTTATAGGTTATTTAGTTTTCAATGCTGTTCAATCAGTATTTATTTGAGAAACTAATATTGACCAATATATGGTTATAAAAGGTAATGGAAGTGAACTTGCTAACAAATGAGTTTCATTTTCACCGGAAAGTAACTTACTAATTAATGGAAAAGAAATCTTATATAACAGTGGTGTGCTTACTATTGATGGTACTACTGTGATAACTAACGGTGGATTAGTTTTTGATGCTAACAATAACAAAGTTACTGTTGAAGGTTTAAGTATTTTACTTGATGGAGATAAAATTACAATTTCTTCAAGTGTTTCAAATGAAATTATTCTAATTCAAAAACAATTCGTTGGATATAAAATTTTATTTGAAGGGCTCGGAAGAAATCCTGAAGCTTTAGCTAATGTAGTTGGAACCACTATTGGTACAAAATCATTACAAACTTCAGCTTTTGGTGGTATTGCTGTTGGTCTTCTTGTTCAATATCTATACAACAGATTCTATACTATTCAACTTCCATCTGTTTTATCATTCTTTGGTGGTAAAAGATTTGTTTCGATTATCACAATACCTGCTAGTGCCTTATTAGCTTTATTATTCTTATTTATTTGGCCATGAATAGGAGTAGCACTAAACTGATTTGGGAACTTTTTAGGTAAAGTACCATATGGATTTGAATCATTTATCTTCGGATACTTAGAGAGAGCACTTGTGCCATTTGGTCTCCACCACGCTTTCTATGCTCCATTATGATACACTAATGCTGGTGGTGAAATAAACGGACCATTACAAGTTTTTGTAAGTCAAGAAGGATTAGTGGCGGGAGAAAGCTTACGTGAACTAATTAAAGTTGTACAAAATGAACCAAATAAATATGTTGGTGATTCAACTGCTGCTCTTTCGCTAGTTGGTTTTAAATACAACACAATTGATTATGTATTAAATGGTAAAGCATTTTCTATTCCGCTTTATGACTTTATAAGTAATGAATTAGGAATGAAAATAGGTCGTTTTCTTGATGGAAAATTCTCATTTATGATCTTTGGACTCCCAGCCGCAGCATTTGCTATGGTAATGGCTGCTCCAAAAGAAAACAGAAAAGTTACTCTTGGTACAGTCATCCCTGCGGGAGTTACAGCTTTAGTTACTGGGGTTACTGAACCTATTGAATTTACTTTCTTATTTTTAGCTCCATATTTATTCTGAGGATTCCATGCATTCTTCTGTGCTCTATCGTTCATGATTGCAAATCTTTTAGGAGTTCATGTTGGAATGGCATTCTCTGGTGGATTATTAGACTTATTAATTTATGGAATTATCCCTGTTGCTAAAGGAACTCATTTCTGATGAACTTTAGTAGTTGGATTATTCTACGTTCCAATTTACTTCTTTGGTTTCTTATTCTTTATTAAGAAATTTAATATAGAAACTCCTGGTAGAGGTTCAAATACAAAGTTATTTACAAAAGCTGATTTTATAAACAAAAAAGATGCTAAAAATATTGATCCAGTTGCTTTAGCTGTTGTATCTGCTTATGGTGGAATCGATAATATTACAGCATTTAATAACTGTGCTTCTCGTTTACGTTATGATGTTGTTGATGCTTCAAAAGTTAATCAAGAAGCACTTAAAGCTGCTGGTGCTGCTGGAGTAAAAGTGGAAGGAAACAACCACGTGCAAGCAATTTTCGGACCTAAAGCAGAACAGTTGAATGCTTTAATTAAATCTCAAAGAGAAAAAATTAAAGATTACTTAGAAAAAAATAATGACGTTCAACCGATTAATGTTGTAGAAGAAAAACCTGCAACATCATCAGAAACAGAAATTACTGAAGTGTTCGCCCCAGCTATTGGAGAAATTAAAGAATTATCTACTTTAAATGATGGTGTCTTTAGTGAAAAATTAAGTGGAGATGGTTTTGTTGTAGAATTCAACGCTAAAGAAAATGCAACTATATTTGCTCCATTTGATGGTGAGGTTGCAATGATGTTTGGTACAAAACATGCTTATGTAGTCAAAAGTGACGATAATGTTTGTGCCTTATTACACATTGGAATTGATACTGTTAAACTTAATGGTGAAGGTTTTGAAAGTTTTGTTCAAGTTGGTGATAAAGTTAAAGCTGGTGATAGATTGGCTAAAGTAAACCTAAATCTAATTAGAAGCAAAAATCTAAAAAGTGACTTAGTAATGGTTATTTTGCCTGAATCAAGCAAAACAAATGTTGAGACTAAATTTGGTCTTAAAGTGTCAACTTCAAACACAAAAGTTGCTACTGTAAAATAA
- a CDS encoding MPN527 family putative ECF transporter permease subunit, which produces MIFDFISKFLKISFFTVELTTIFIFIFFVNINIVDGFVLIFLRFLLKVFVTGDTDLLTNLIGNVILLISNLTFIFTYLLFMKIFRKKDTNFLLKTIISFVCSVIITSLVMSLLNTFIFNSLYFYSFKLLERPSLSLLLENYQSKFKGYFLGINNYFLGSLAIYLSFNLFNGFIIFIISLPVIIWEHKTGFIKNFIKLHKETKY; this is translated from the coding sequence TTGATTTTTGATTTTATATCAAAATTTCTAAAAATAAGTTTTTTCACAGTTGAATTAACTACAATCTTTATATTTATTTTCTTTGTTAACATAAATATTGTTGATGGGTTTGTATTAATTTTTTTAAGGTTCTTGCTGAAGGTTTTTGTAACTGGAGATACAGATTTACTCACTAATCTAATTGGCAATGTAATTCTATTGATTTCTAATTTAACATTCATATTTACTTATTTATTATTTATGAAAATCTTTAGAAAAAAGGATACTAATTTTTTACTTAAAACAATTATTAGTTTTGTTTGTTCAGTAATTATTACTTCATTAGTTATGAGTTTACTGAATACGTTTATTTTTAATTCATTATACTTTTATAGTTTTAAGTTATTAGAAAGACCAAGTTTAAGTTTATTACTTGAGAACTACCAAAGCAAATTTAAGGGGTATTTCTTAGGTATAAATAATTATTTCTTAGGATCTTTAGCTATATATTTAAGTTTTAACTTATTTAATGGTTTTATAATTTTTATCATTTCTTTACCAGTAATAATTTGAGAACATAAAACTGGATTCATAAAGAATTTCATAAAATTACACAAAGAAACAAAGTATTAG
- a CDS encoding class I tRNA ligase family protein has protein sequence MQNEYNFELIEKKWQDKWEENKNFEPKNDFKLPKKYILSMFPYPSGNLHMGHVRNYSLGDVIARYYRRKGFNVLHPFGWDAFGLPAENAAIKHQIHPRNWTYQNIESMDNQIKKLGMSFAWDYECITADEIYTKWEQNIFIKLWEKGLIYKKKTLLNYCEVDNTVLANEQVINNQCWRCDSVVSKKEMEQYYLKITDYAEELLNDLDLLEGKWPKQVIAMQKNWIGKKIGLELEFEFTEESKKLTDLEFDKLTLFEEKESIINNTSFISLNVNSTLAKKLLSINYFNDNEKKLCDKIVSNVNTKTFGENILIDTKLSAKHPISGSVLPIYITDFASFNIEEEAILSSFTVERDQKFIAFNNLKIDLEQEITYKEINYPKTTKYNLRDWGISRQRYWGTPIPLVKCNDCGVNPVKVEHLPITLPYDVKFTGNGNPLETNESWIETKCPKCGKKALRETDTLDTFFESSWYFLRYTTPPHLRDEKMFDEQSIKYWNSVDQYIGGIEHAILHLLYARFFTKALRDLGLINFTEPFDNLLTQGMVLKDGSKMSKSKGNTVDPNEMIQKFGADTTRLFMLFAAPPQKELEWLDSGIVGCFKFIRKLYERSFEINKNDDIKDIDITKLTKEEKEARRKLYEGLKKTKEIFEDSKNEFAFNTLISWTMETFNSYSSVSNPLLIKEYFYVTLNILEPFIPHLAWELSNEFFELKNLYDFNIDKKALETDEVSYGITINGKARAEITVDKNLSKEEIIKLAKLEVTKWLEDKEVVKEIFVPNKLVNFVIK, from the coding sequence ATGCAAAACGAATATAACTTTGAATTAATTGAAAAAAAATGACAAGATAAATGGGAAGAAAACAAAAATTTTGAACCTAAAAATGACTTTAAATTACCTAAAAAGTACATTTTAAGTATGTTTCCTTATCCTAGCGGCAATTTACATATGGGACACGTTAGAAACTATTCCCTTGGTGATGTAATTGCAAGATATTACAGAAGAAAAGGTTTTAATGTTCTCCACCCATTTGGTTGAGATGCTTTTGGTTTACCTGCAGAAAATGCAGCCATCAAACACCAAATTCATCCTAGAAATTGAACCTATCAAAATATTGAATCAATGGATAATCAAATTAAAAAATTAGGAATGTCCTTTGCTTGAGACTATGAATGTATAACTGCTGATGAGATTTATACTAAATGAGAACAAAATATTTTTATAAAACTTTGAGAAAAAGGATTAATTTATAAAAAGAAAACACTTTTAAATTACTGTGAAGTAGATAATACTGTTCTAGCCAATGAACAAGTTATCAATAACCAATGTTGACGTTGTGATTCAGTTGTAAGTAAAAAAGAAATGGAACAATATTACTTAAAAATAACTGATTATGCAGAAGAACTTCTAAATGATCTTGACTTGTTAGAAGGTAAATGACCTAAACAAGTAATTGCAATGCAAAAAAATTGAATTGGTAAGAAAATAGGACTTGAATTAGAATTTGAATTCACCGAAGAATCTAAAAAATTAACAGATTTAGAATTTGATAAATTAACGCTTTTTGAAGAAAAAGAATCAATCATTAACAACACATCGTTCATTTCTCTTAATGTAAATTCAACATTAGCAAAGAAATTATTGTCAATAAATTATTTTAATGATAATGAAAAGAAATTATGTGACAAAATTGTTTCAAATGTTAACACCAAAACATTTGGTGAAAATATTTTGATCGATACTAAACTTTCTGCAAAACATCCAATTAGCGGTTCAGTTTTACCTATTTATATTACAGATTTTGCTTCTTTTAATATTGAAGAAGAAGCTATTTTGAGTTCATTTACAGTCGAAAGAGATCAAAAATTTATTGCTTTTAACAATCTGAAAATTGATTTGGAACAAGAAATTACTTATAAAGAAATTAATTACCCAAAAACAACAAAATATAATTTAAGAGATTGAGGAATTTCAAGACAAAGATATTGAGGAACACCAATTCCTCTTGTAAAATGTAATGATTGTGGTGTGAATCCTGTAAAAGTTGAACATTTACCAATAACGCTTCCATATGATGTTAAATTTACAGGTAATGGTAATCCTCTCGAAACTAACGAAAGTTGAATTGAAACTAAATGTCCTAAATGTGGTAAAAAAGCTCTTAGAGAAACAGATACTTTAGACACTTTCTTTGAATCAAGTTGATATTTTTTAAGATACACTACACCTCCCCACTTAAGAGATGAAAAGATGTTTGATGAACAATCAATTAAATATTGAAATAGTGTTGATCAATACATCGGAGGAATTGAGCACGCTATTTTACATTTACTTTATGCTAGATTCTTCACTAAAGCACTTAGAGATTTAGGTTTAATTAATTTCACAGAACCTTTTGACAATCTCCTCACTCAAGGAATGGTATTAAAAGATGGTTCGAAAATGTCCAAATCTAAAGGTAATACAGTTGATCCAAATGAAATGATTCAAAAATTTGGTGCTGATACAACTAGATTGTTTATGCTTTTTGCAGCTCCACCTCAAAAAGAACTTGAATGACTTGATAGCGGGATTGTTGGATGCTTCAAATTTATTCGTAAGTTGTATGAAAGAAGTTTTGAAATAAACAAAAATGATGATATTAAAGATATTGATATAACCAAACTTACAAAAGAAGAAAAAGAAGCCAGAAGAAAACTTTATGAGGGTCTTAAGAAGACTAAAGAAATTTTTGAAGATTCTAAAAATGAATTTGCTTTCAATACTTTGATTTCTTGAACGATGGAAACATTTAACTCTTACTCTAGCGTTTCAAATCCATTATTAATAAAAGAATATTTCTATGTAACATTAAATATTCTAGAACCCTTTATCCCTCATTTAGCGTGAGAACTTTCAAATGAATTTTTTGAATTAAAAAATTTATATGATTTCAATATAGATAAAAAAGCGCTTGAAACCGATGAAGTAAGCTATGGAATTACAATAAACGGTAAAGCAAGAGCTGAAATAACAGTAGATAAAAATCTTTCGAAAGAAGAAATTATTAAATTAGCTAAATTAGAAGTTACAAAATGACTCGAAGACAAAGAAGTTGTTAAAGAAATTTTTGTACCAAATAAATTAGTTAACTTTGTAATCAAATAA
- the lon gene encoding endopeptidase La, translating to MNILKYFVTFEDEVTLPGVVSMIEVDEDNLDALKTLSAEKNNRIAIIYRYKGEKNYNIAPYCLYAKFIRTFEQNGKHYLVFRGIRKARAHSFCSSNKKSFEKQLELLSSSYTEEMKKELLESTAPSEREDYLLVVFSDEDENLNNSNYSELDYSNSSILSGTLAFEKMGESIFMKNPLTKKTFTYDEIIKLQAEDGLSEKSIKENKGMISLIFSFTKEKFGTFKKMDYFMSFDVSSKINNIGNFLTSMAKNLELENEINEKINLSLSQHQKEYMLREKMKIIKGTLDEIDGTENFDKFSKDLEDKKLRKIYPESVIKIIKYEENRYSQMMPASPDANISKTYIETLKQLPWRRVEKDVLDINRARKVLDKYHYGLKEVKERIVEYLAVMINNRNNNPAKKGTMIDLDDNQQIDLNLFKEKNESNKKDENKTFNNVPILTLVGPPGTGKTSLAKAISEALVKKFVKISLGGVHDESEIRGHRRTYVGAMPGKIIKGISKSGVSNPLVLLDEIDKMASDMKGDPASAMLEVLDPEQNTNFQDHYLEHEYDLSKVIFIATANYYEDIPAPLLDRVEIIELSPYTINEKIQIAKNHLIPKVIEQASLTREQFIISDDELRYIIKHYTIEAGVRGLKRILDKLARKIVVKVLDNPKLTKFNITTKEITEMLGVIKFKDEEVETNEVAGIVNGLAYTSYGGSTLQIEVTTYPGKGEIKLTGQLKDVMQESAQIALTYVRANAEKFNINDFDFENNTIHIHVPEGAVPKDGPSAGVTFTTAIISALSKRSVPTDYGMTGEITLRGKVLEIGGLKEKSFAATQRKIKNIFIPDANVKNLQDIPDEIKSEINYIPVKNYEEIYEVIFMGKEPKIHKENSKNKN from the coding sequence ATGAATATACTGAAATATTTTGTCACATTCGAAGATGAAGTTACACTTCCTGGTGTAGTAAGCATGATTGAAGTTGACGAAGATAATTTAGATGCACTAAAAACATTAAGTGCTGAAAAAAATAATCGAATTGCAATAATTTATAGATATAAAGGAGAAAAAAATTACAATATAGCTCCTTATTGTTTATATGCTAAATTTATCAGAACTTTTGAACAAAATGGAAAGCACTATTTAGTTTTTAGAGGTATAAGAAAAGCAAGAGCTCACTCATTCTGCTCAAGCAATAAAAAAAGTTTTGAAAAACAACTAGAACTTTTATCTAGTTCATATACTGAAGAAATGAAAAAGGAACTTCTTGAAAGCACCGCACCATCAGAAAGAGAAGATTATCTTTTGGTTGTGTTTTCTGATGAAGATGAAAACTTAAATAATAGTAATTATTCTGAATTAGACTACAGTAATAGTAGTATTTTAAGTGGAACATTAGCATTTGAAAAAATGGGTGAATCAATTTTCATGAAGAATCCATTAACTAAAAAAACTTTTACTTATGATGAAATCATTAAATTGCAAGCAGAAGACGGGCTTAGTGAAAAAAGTATTAAAGAAAATAAAGGAATGATTTCTTTAATCTTTAGTTTTACAAAAGAGAAATTTGGAACATTTAAAAAGATGGATTATTTCATGTCTTTTGATGTTTCTTCAAAAATAAACAATATTGGTAATTTTTTAACTTCAATGGCAAAAAACCTTGAATTAGAAAATGAAATTAATGAAAAAATTAATTTATCTCTTAGTCAACACCAAAAAGAGTACATGTTAAGAGAGAAAATGAAAATTATTAAAGGTACACTTGATGAAATTGACGGAACTGAGAACTTTGATAAATTTTCAAAAGATCTTGAAGATAAAAAATTAAGAAAAATTTATCCTGAATCTGTTATTAAGATCATAAAATACGAAGAAAATAGATATTCTCAAATGATGCCAGCAAGCCCAGATGCGAACATTTCAAAAACATACATTGAAACTCTTAAACAATTACCTTGAAGAAGAGTTGAGAAAGATGTTTTAGACATTAATAGAGCAAGAAAAGTTTTAGATAAATATCACTATGGCCTCAAAGAAGTTAAGGAAAGAATAGTTGAATATCTTGCTGTTATGATCAACAACAGAAATAATAATCCTGCTAAAAAAGGAACAATGATTGATTTAGATGATAATCAACAAATTGATTTAAATCTATTCAAAGAAAAAAATGAGTCAAATAAAAAAGACGAAAACAAAACATTTAATAATGTTCCGATTCTTACTTTAGTTGGTCCACCAGGTACAGGTAAAACATCATTAGCAAAAGCAATTAGTGAAGCTTTAGTTAAGAAATTTGTAAAAATTTCTCTTGGTGGTGTTCATGATGAAAGTGAAATTAGAGGTCATAGAAGAACATATGTTGGAGCTATGCCCGGAAAGATCATTAAAGGTATTTCAAAATCCGGTGTTTCTAATCCATTAGTTTTACTTGATGAAATTGATAAAATGGCTTCGGATATGAAAGGTGATCCAGCAAGTGCAATGCTTGAAGTTCTTGATCCAGAACAAAACACAAACTTTCAAGATCACTATTTAGAACATGAATATGACTTATCTAAAGTTATTTTTATAGCAACCGCAAATTATTATGAAGATATTCCTGCACCACTTTTAGACCGTGTAGAAATAATCGAATTAAGTCCTTATACAATAAATGAAAAAATTCAAATCGCTAAAAATCATTTAATTCCTAAAGTTATTGAACAAGCTTCATTAACTAGAGAACAATTCATTATTAGTGATGATGAATTAAGATACATAATTAAACATTATACAATTGAAGCTGGAGTAAGAGGTCTTAAGAGAATTCTAGACAAATTAGCTCGTAAAATTGTTGTTAAAGTCCTTGATAATCCTAAATTAACTAAGTTTAACATCACAACTAAAGAAATTACTGAAATGTTAGGTGTTATTAAATTTAAAGATGAAGAAGTTGAAACAAATGAAGTCGCTGGAATTGTAAATGGTTTAGCATATACTTCATATGGTGGTTCAACATTGCAAATAGAAGTAACTACCTATCCAGGAAAAGGTGAAATTAAACTAACTGGTCAACTTAAAGATGTTATGCAAGAATCAGCACAAATAGCTCTTACATATGTTAGAGCAAATGCTGAAAAATTTAATATTAATGATTTTGATTTTGAAAATAACACAATTCACATACATGTTCCAGAAGGTGCAGTTCCTAAGGATGGACCAAGTGCAGGGGTTACATTTACAACTGCTATAATATCTGCTTTATCTAAGAGATCAGTTCCTACAGATTATGGAATGACTGGTGAAATCACTTTAAGAGGTAAAGTTCTTGAAATTGGTGGTTTAAAAGAAAAATCATTTGCAGCTACACAAAGAAAAATCAAAAACATATTTATACCAGATGCTAATGTAAAAAATCTTCAAGATATTCCTGATGAAATTAAGTCAGAAATTAATTATATTCCTGTTAAAAATTATGAAGAAATTTATGAAGTAATTTTTATGGGTAAAGAACCAAAAATACATAAAGAAAATTCAAAAAATAAAAATTAA
- a CDS encoding HPr family phosphocarrier protein: protein MKEFTCTIADPIGLHARPATILVGTASKFKSDSKLLVGGREANLKSIMNIMALGVKFGAQVTFKVSGEDENDAIAAIENALKTNNLI from the coding sequence ATGAAAGAATTTACATGTACAATTGCAGATCCTATTGGATTACACGCTAGACCTGCAACAATTCTTGTAGGTACTGCATCTAAATTTAAATCAGATTCAAAACTTTTAGTTGGTGGACGTGAAGCAAACTTAAAATCAATAATGAATATTATGGCTTTAGGTGTTAAATTTGGTGCACAAGTTACTTTTAAAGTATCTGGTGAAGACGAAAACGACGCAATTGCCGCAATTGAAAATGCATTAAAAACAAACAATTTAATTTAA
- a CDS encoding ABC transporter permease subunit: MKVIKELILKVFIFILLVFIILNIFYLFITLISPNNSSETSEDFSLLNKLINYWCDILTFKFGSIKNEILNNEYKNVPNLFFYYFSWTFIIVFLSFILGLFLGYFIGVYMAYNNSKFHEIVTQIILFIISSIPIFIIIPFIINFIESIDAPTIFIDPSLINSTITLNSLITPIIVLTVLTTSVIALPTKTVVLDLIYKDFITNARTCGLSKTKIFLSYIFKNSFINLVDFIVPSLTVNIAFSLIIERLFQIPGQSLILLNGFRMSEIDLIMFLIFFTTLIIFSLQFILDLLIQFLNPFSKSLKSFKIIKKNFFINKIGGNYE; this comes from the coding sequence GTGAAGGTAATTAAGGAACTAATTCTAAAAGTATTTATTTTTATATTGCTTGTATTTATAATCTTAAATATTTTTTATTTATTCATTACATTAATTTCACCAAATAACTCTTCAGAAACATCTGAGGATTTTTCTCTTTTAAATAAGTTAATAAATTACTGATGTGATATTTTGACATTTAAGTTCGGATCAATAAAAAATGAAATTCTAAATAACGAATACAAAAATGTTCCAAATTTATTTTTCTATTATTTTTCATGAACTTTCATCATTGTTTTTCTTAGTTTCATCTTAGGTTTATTTTTAGGTTATTTTATTGGCGTTTATATGGCCTACAATAATAGCAAATTCCATGAGATTGTTACACAAATAATTCTTTTTATAATCTCATCTATACCTATTTTTATAATAATTCCTTTTATAATCAATTTCATCGAATCAATTGATGCACCGACGATATTTATAGACCCATCATTAATTAATTCTACAATAACTCTCAATTCATTAATTACACCAATTATCGTTCTAACTGTCTTAACTACAAGTGTTATAGCTTTACCAACTAAAACAGTAGTTTTAGATCTTATTTATAAAGATTTTATAACAAATGCTAGAACATGTGGATTAAGTAAAACAAAAATATTTTTAAGTTATATTTTTAAAAATTCATTTATTAATTTAGTAGACTTTATAGTTCCATCCTTAACTGTAAATATTGCTTTTTCATTGATTATTGAAAGATTATTTCAAATTCCTGGACAGTCGCTAATACTACTAAATGGTTTTAGAATGAGTGAGATTGATTTAATAATGTTTTTAATTTTCTTTACAACATTGATTATATTTTCATTGCAATTTATTTTAGATTTATTAATCCAATTCTTAAACCCTTTTTCTAAAAGCTTAAAATCATTTAAGATAATAAAAAAGAATTTTTTCATTAATAAAATTGGAGGTAACTATGAATAA
- a CDS encoding ABC transporter permease subunit encodes MNNLFKLSSNKEELKNIINQDNSRFFVRFFSKKINLILTILLTLFFIWIILSLLFYPYKYNQVILNSHLSYNLPNVFNPYITKSFNYDSEYQLILRLASENKVEIVNTIYAENLVSLTYNPYKVINALSIENNNFEIIKFIPWFGTNQEGYDNYSIFINSFGLTILISLISCFIALLIGNSLGVFLAFKCNFNVSVDKLFISTISLIPSTLISIILFNIFGYQHWLATVILSIILIPVFFFSAYPDTKELKNNLLIDAYKVNGYSESKIIFNIILPRVLNKSISLICDQFTVAILILSSVSFFNVQGIKESLNIGNLFKYILDNFNDYYLTTLVIFGVCFYIVVLKILTINLYICSKVVIR; translated from the coding sequence ATGAATAACCTATTTAAGTTGTCCTCAAATAAAGAAGAATTAAAAAACATAATAAATCAAGATAATAGTAGATTTTTTGTTAGGTTTTTTTCAAAGAAAATAAACTTAATTTTGACTATTTTATTAACTTTATTTTTTATTTGAATAATATTAAGTTTACTTTTTTATCCATATAAATATAATCAGGTAATTTTAAATAGTCATCTTTCTTATAATTTGCCAAATGTTTTCAATCCTTATATAACAAAAAGCTTTAATTATGATAGTGAATATCAATTAATTTTAAGACTGGCTTCAGAAAATAAAGTAGAAATTGTAAATACAATTTACGCTGAAAATTTAGTTTCATTAACATATAATCCATATAAAGTCATTAATGCACTTTCGATTGAAAATAATAATTTTGAAATAATTAAGTTCATCCCCTGATTTGGAACTAATCAAGAAGGTTATGATAATTATTCAATTTTTATAAATAGCTTCGGTTTAACGATTTTGATTTCCTTAATTAGTTGTTTTATAGCGCTTTTAATTGGAAATTCACTAGGAGTGTTTTTAGCGTTTAAGTGTAATTTTAATGTATCAGTCGATAAATTATTTATTTCAACAATTTCTCTAATTCCATCAACATTGATTTCGATTATACTTTTTAATATTTTTGGTTATCAACATTGATTAGCGACAGTTATATTAAGCATAATATTGATTCCTGTATTTTTCTTTAGTGCTTATCCAGATACTAAAGAACTTAAAAATAATCTTTTGATTGATGCATACAAAGTTAATGGTTATAGTGAATCAAAAATTATTTTTAATATTATATTACCGAGAGTTTTGAATAAATCTATTAGTTTGATTTGTGATCAATTTACTGTAGCGATATTAATTTTATCGAGCGTAAGTTTCTTTAATGTTCAAGGTATCAAAGAGAGTTTGAATATTGGTAATCTATTCAAGTATATTCTTGATAATTTTAACGATTATTATTTAACAACTTTAGTAATTTTCGGTGTTTGTTTTTATATAGTTGTTCTTAAAATATTAACTATAAATTTATATATTTGTTCAAAAGTAGTTATAAGATAG